One window from the genome of Rufibacter tibetensis encodes:
- a CDS encoding TlpA family protein disulfide reductase yields MLFTYLLPSAATAQTQKVAKVKLPHLQKYLNSTSDTTYIINFWATWCKPCIEELPSFEAVQKQYAGQPVQVVLVSMDFAKDLEKKVVPFVTRNKLQSTVFLLDEPDQNAWIDLIDPSWSGAIPATLFVNNARKQRLFLEKPLTLAQLQEHLTSKFSKNP; encoded by the coding sequence ATGCTATTCACGTACCTGCTGCCCTCTGCTGCAACTGCACAGACGCAAAAGGTGGCTAAGGTGAAGCTTCCGCACCTGCAGAAATACCTTAACTCAACGTCAGACACTACTTACATCATCAACTTCTGGGCTACGTGGTGCAAACCTTGCATAGAGGAGCTCCCCAGTTTTGAAGCCGTGCAAAAACAATACGCCGGCCAGCCGGTGCAGGTGGTGCTGGTGAGCATGGACTTCGCGAAAGACCTGGAAAAGAAAGTGGTGCCGTTTGTGACCCGTAACAAGTTACAGAGCACCGTCTTTCTATTGGATGAACCAGACCAGAACGCCTGGATTGACTTGATTGACCCTTCGTGGAGCGGAGCTATCCCGGCCACTCTATTTGTGAACAATGCCCGTAAGCAGCGGCTTTTCCTTGAAAAGCCATTAACCCTTGCCCAACTACAGGAACACCTTACTTCTAAATTTTCTAAAAACCCCTAA
- a CDS encoding type 1 glutamine amidotransferase domain-containing protein, with amino-acid sequence MSQKLSGKKIAILVEKGFEQVELEKPKAALEEAGAETHIISPQSGKVKAWAMTDWGKEFEVDRELKSGVASNYDALLLPGGVMNPDYLRANEQAVAFVRSFHEAGKPIAAICHGPWTLIEAGAVQGRKMTSWPSLKTDLTNAGATWVDEEVVTDQGLVTSRKPDDIPAFNKKMIEEFAEGKHDRS; translated from the coding sequence ATGTCACAAAAACTTTCCGGTAAGAAAATTGCCATATTAGTAGAAAAAGGATTTGAGCAAGTAGAGCTGGAGAAACCAAAGGCCGCTCTGGAGGAAGCCGGCGCCGAAACCCATATCATCTCCCCACAGTCAGGCAAAGTCAAAGCCTGGGCCATGACCGATTGGGGAAAAGAATTTGAGGTAGACAGAGAATTGAAAAGTGGCGTGGCCTCAAATTATGATGCCCTGTTGCTGCCGGGTGGGGTCATGAACCCAGACTACTTACGTGCTAATGAGCAAGCTGTAGCGTTTGTGCGGTCTTTTCATGAAGCTGGCAAGCCCATTGCCGCTATTTGCCACGGGCCCTGGACGCTCATTGAGGCCGGAGCCGTGCAAGGAAGAAAAATGACCAGTTGGCCTTCGCTGAAAACGGACCTTACCAACGCCGGTGCCACTTGGGTAGACGAGGAAGTAGTCACCGATCAAGGCTTGGTTACCAGCCGTAAACCAGATGACATTCCTGCCTTCAACAAGAAAATGATAGAGGAGTTTGCCGAGGGGAAACACGACAGAAGTTAA
- a CDS encoding thioredoxin family protein, with the protein MRKPYYFLIILSVFSLMATSAYKMAEGGYQVGDTASDFKLKNVNGQMVSLRDQKDAKGFIVTFTCNTCPYSKLYEDRLVQLHQKYAAKGYPVIAINPNDVTVSPEDSFAHMQKRAKDKKFPFVYLQDETQEVAKRYGATRTPHVYLLTRAGQELQVSYIGAIDDNSGDPEKVQKRYLETALDHLISGKPVPQTSTKAIGCTIKWRNNS; encoded by the coding sequence ATGAGAAAACCCTACTATTTCCTGATCATCTTAAGCGTGTTCTCGCTTATGGCTACTTCGGCATACAAAATGGCGGAGGGCGGCTACCAGGTGGGTGACACCGCTTCTGACTTTAAGCTGAAAAACGTGAATGGCCAGATGGTGAGCTTACGCGACCAAAAAGACGCCAAAGGATTCATTGTCACCTTCACCTGCAATACCTGCCCCTACTCTAAACTGTACGAAGACCGGCTGGTTCAGCTGCACCAGAAATATGCCGCAAAGGGATACCCGGTGATTGCCATCAACCCGAATGATGTGACCGTTTCTCCGGAAGACTCTTTCGCGCACATGCAGAAGCGGGCCAAAGACAAGAAATTCCCGTTTGTGTACCTGCAGGATGAGACCCAAGAAGTGGCAAAACGCTACGGCGCCACCCGCACCCCACACGTTTACTTGCTTACCCGCGCCGGGCAGGAGTTACAGGTGTCTTACATTGGCGCCATTGATGACAATTCTGGTGACCCGGAGAAGGTACAGAAACGTTATTTGGAAACGGCCTTGGACCACCTGATTTCCGGTAAACCGGTGCCGCAGACCAGCACCAAAGCCATTGGCTGCACCATCAAGTGGCGCAATAACAGCTAA
- a CDS encoding C40 family peptidase: protein MMKSYILSALALGSAFLSFFYEVQPSSATTYSEDSVSITPSEQIQEWALEHNNFSSAAPLEEAPKEKGLTYKDSLFYNYYSQSLGLRLDYDEDKALLETVADWIGTPYRSGGNSQRGTDCSGFVSRVYKQVYGIKLTHSSRSMFHEVDRVSKNAMETGDLVFFRRGPGKPIYHVGIYLEDGKFIHAASNGGVMINSLMSPYYKKNFYAAGRVN from the coding sequence ATGATGAAAAGTTACATTCTGTCTGCACTAGCCTTAGGCTCTGCGTTTTTGTCCTTCTTTTATGAAGTACAGCCTTCTTCAGCCACTACTTACTCTGAAGATTCAGTATCCATCACCCCATCAGAACAAATCCAGGAATGGGCGTTAGAACACAACAACTTCAGTTCTGCTGCACCTCTTGAAGAGGCTCCCAAGGAGAAAGGTCTCACCTACAAAGACTCCCTCTTCTACAACTACTACTCCCAGTCTTTAGGACTTCGCTTAGATTATGACGAAGACAAAGCATTACTGGAAACCGTAGCCGACTGGATTGGCACTCCCTACCGCTCAGGCGGAAACTCACAACGCGGCACCGACTGCTCTGGGTTTGTAAGCCGGGTTTACAAGCAAGTGTACGGCATCAAGCTTACCCACAGTTCCCGCTCCATGTTCCATGAAGTGGACAGAGTTTCTAAAAACGCCATGGAAACCGGCGATCTGGTTTTCTTCCGCCGCGGTCCAGGCAAACCTATCTACCACGTTGGCATTTACCTTGAAGACGGTAAATTCATTCATGCGGCTTCTAACGGTGGGGTAATGATCAACTCCCTTATGTCGCCTTACTACAAGAAAAACTTTTACGCAGCAGGTAGAGTCAATTAA
- a CDS encoding porin family protein, translated as MKKLCLLFICAFLFEVAQAQERVLNRGIINHNETSGGGERTNSGFGIKGGVLFSSLQGDGRDMLDNLRSSTNWHAGFYSQFSLGPNFSIQPEALYTRREVNADDSDRRFDYIDVPVLGVVTLTETISVHAGPQVGIMLTAKEDDKEIDKQGLNTFDYGAAAGIEAKLFIFRLGGRYYRSFADLGKFDATSTNQALNDIKAGNFQVYIGVGF; from the coding sequence ATGAAAAAATTGTGTTTACTCTTTATATGTGCTTTTCTCTTTGAAGTTGCCCAGGCGCAGGAACGCGTGCTGAACAGAGGCATTATCAACCATAATGAAACTTCTGGCGGTGGCGAGCGCACCAACAGTGGGTTCGGGATAAAAGGAGGCGTGCTCTTCAGTTCCCTTCAGGGCGATGGCCGTGACATGCTGGACAACCTGAGATCTTCTACCAACTGGCATGCTGGTTTTTACTCCCAGTTTAGCTTAGGCCCTAACTTTTCCATTCAGCCAGAGGCCCTTTACACCCGACGTGAAGTAAATGCAGATGACTCTGACCGTCGGTTCGACTACATTGACGTGCCAGTGCTGGGGGTGGTGACGCTTACTGAAACCATCAGCGTTCACGCAGGGCCTCAAGTGGGTATCATGTTAACGGCGAAGGAAGATGACAAAGAAATTGACAAACAAGGCCTGAACACCTTTGACTACGGTGCCGCTGCCGGAATTGAAGCCAAACTTTTCATCTTCAGACTAGGCGGACGTTACTACCGCAGCTTTGCAGACCTGGGTAAATTTGACGCGACCAGCACTAACCAAGCATTGAATGACATCAAAGCCGGAAACTTTCAGGTCTATATAGGCGTAGGGTTTTAA
- a CDS encoding M48 family metallopeptidase: MERKKSTPALTKGILEKEIDTIGLVQFVPSATAKYVRISIKPGKGVRVTLPKRATLAQAEAFVQEKAAWIRKHLSSQQQEQTKKTLFSPDVEFKTRFHQLLLLPHALPQCKSRIKDGILYVWYPEQVTWEHPDIQDYIKTAVEYTLRLEAKRYLPQRVAYFAQQFGFSYQQVTIKNAKTRWGSCSYTNNINLNLHLMRLPEHLCDYVILHELAHTVEKNHGPKFWALLDKISGDARGLDKQMKAYRLQVY; encoded by the coding sequence ATGGAGCGAAAGAAAAGTACCCCCGCCCTTACCAAGGGGATTCTGGAGAAGGAGATTGATACCATAGGCCTCGTGCAGTTTGTGCCCAGCGCTACGGCCAAATACGTCAGAATCAGCATCAAACCCGGCAAAGGCGTCCGGGTGACGTTACCCAAACGTGCTACCCTGGCCCAGGCCGAAGCCTTTGTTCAGGAGAAGGCCGCCTGGATTAGGAAACACCTTTCTTCTCAGCAACAGGAACAAACCAAAAAGACGCTGTTCTCGCCGGATGTTGAGTTCAAAACTCGGTTCCATCAACTACTGCTACTTCCGCATGCCTTACCGCAGTGTAAGAGCCGCATCAAAGATGGCATCCTGTACGTGTGGTACCCCGAGCAGGTCACATGGGAGCACCCAGACATCCAGGACTACATCAAAACCGCAGTGGAATACACACTGCGGTTAGAGGCGAAACGCTACCTACCGCAACGCGTAGCTTACTTTGCACAGCAATTCGGGTTCTCTTACCAGCAGGTAACTATCAAAAACGCCAAAACGCGTTGGGGCAGCTGTTCCTACACCAATAACATCAACCTAAACCTACACCTCATGCGCCTGCCAGAACACCTCTGCGACTATGTGATTCTGCATGAACTGGCCCATACAGTTGAGAAGAACCATGGCCCCAAGTTTTGGGCTTTGTTAGACAAAATCAGCGGCGATGCTCGAGGCTTAGACAAACAGATGAAGGCGTACCGGTTGCAGGTGTATTAG